The DNA region TTTCCGTCCTTGCAGTAGGACACCATCTTGTGCATCTCGCAGCTCTTGGTGGGTGCGGTATCTGCCGCCACCTGCACCGTCTTGACGCGGCTGCCCCGGAAGTCCGCCGCGCAGGCCTCGGTGGCCAGCTGGCCGCTGTCAGCACACACGGTCACATCCACCAGCCCATCACAGCTGTGGAAGCCCGGGTTCTCCAGGCCCTCGTGGATGCGGCTCATGACCCTGCGGAACATAGCCGAGCAGGGGTTGGTGTCGGAATACACCACCTCATTGGACTTGTAGCCGCTCCAGGCCGCCGCGCAATAATAGGGGGTAAAGCCCGCGAAGTAGCGGTCCCGTGCGTCATCCGTAGTACCGGTCTTGCCGCCGATGGACATACCGGAGAAGTATGCGCCGCCGCCGGAGCCCCGGGTCACCACATCCTGCAAAATGCTGCGCATCAGGTAAGCGGTGGTCTTTTTCATCGCCACATGGGACTCGGTATTGTTGTCAATGATCACATTGCCCTGGGAATCCTCCACCCGGGAATAGGTCCGGGGCGTTGTGTATACGCCGTCGTTGACAAAGGTGCTGTACGCCGCAGCCATCTCCAGGGTGGTCACACCGTTTTCGAAGCCGCCCAGGGCCATGTTACCCGCCTGGGTAGAGTCCGTCTCCGTCAGGGTGGTAAAGCCCAGCTTCTCGGTCATAAACTTGTAGGAGTTGTAGGTGCCGTACAGGATATTCGTGCGCACGGCGCAGGTGTTCAGTGACTGCACGATGGCCTCGCGGACACTGGTCAGGCCGCTGTAAATCCGGGTAACATTCCGGGGCCATGCGCTGCCGTTGAGATCGATGGGATAGTCGTCAATGATAGACGCGGCGGTGATGGTGCCGTTATCCATAGCCGGCGCATAGGTGCTGATAGGCTTCGCCGCCGAGCCGCAGGGCCGCACCTCCGTGGCCCAGTTCCAAGACCGGTCCGCCGTCTTAACACCTGTGCCGCCCACCATAGCCACCACATCGCCGGTGTAAGGGTCCATCACCGTCATGGCGATCTGCAGAGGCTGGTCGTAGGAGTCCGTCTGCTCCTGATAGTCCGTGGTCTCAAACTCCTCCTCGGCGATCTGCTGATAGGTAAGATTCTGGGTGGTATAGATCTTGTATCCGCCGCTGTACACCATGCCCACCGCCCGCTCATAGGCGCTGATGACATTGCCCTCGCTGTCGGGCTTGCTGTCCTGCAGCTCGTATATCTCCACAAATTTCCGGGCCACATCCTCAATGACCTGGTCGGTGAAATAGGAATTGTTGGCCTTGGTGACCTTTTCGCCGGTCTCCTCGGCATCCTCCGCCGGAGCCTCGTAGCCC from Vescimonas fastidiosa includes:
- a CDS encoding transglycosylase domain-containing protein gives rise to the protein MSNGKREESRLEQNLKHEADVIKKSAQNALQKRKEARASRSPREIQARRRKAGFIIGTVLAVLVLTMIFFSILFAMYINRTMKNKVEVNLNAYDLSQATEMYAKEKGSDEWKMYQTLYDGENRILLTADQIPENLRKAAVAIEDKRFYKHKGVDWKGTLRAVMSTVTGGGVQGGSTITQQLIKNITGNDETTVKRKVTEIYRALQLEKQYDKDQILNTYLNTVYFGESCYGAQTASRMYFGKDAQDLTLAECASLIGITNNPSMYDPLISDWTLANNRTRQLRVLENMYKQGLIEEKETYEAACEEKVTFTNGYTCLGELVEGYEAPAEDAEETGEKVTKANNSYFTDQVIEDVARKFVEIYELQDSKPDSEGNVISAYERAVGMVYSGGYKIYTTQNLTYQQIAEEEFETTDYQEQTDSYDQPLQIAMTVMDPYTGDVVAMVGGTGVKTADRSWNWATEVRPCGSAAKPISTYAPAMDNGTITAASIIDDYPIDLNGSAWPRNVTRIYSGLTSVREAIVQSLNTCAVRTNILYGTYNSYKFMTEKLGFTTLTETDSTQAGNMALGGFENGVTTLEMAAAYSTFVNDGVYTTPRTYSRVEDSQGNVIIDNNTESHVAMKKTTAYLMRSILQDVVTRGSGGGAYFSGMSIGGKTGTTDDARDRYFAGFTPYYCAAAWSGYKSNEVVYSDTNPCSAMFRRVMSRIHEGLENPGFHSCDGLVDVTVCADSGQLATEACAADFRGSRVKTVQVAADTAPTKSCEMHKMVSYCKDGKHIATASCPASSVMQVAALDYARETVHDITVPDDAYRVQVLSSGPCPVHGGTVTVDTPQQPKNESSLDDAEKPRSWLHP